The Agromyces hippuratus genome has a window encoding:
- a CDS encoding Gfo/Idh/MocA family protein, producing MSRTSEPLRIGILSFAHPHVEAYARVLVERGIEVVGTDLPPYDAGTQRGAELAERLGIEYLDDVDAVLARAPHGVIVTAENARHRELALAAIAVGAHVLCEKPIATEVGDALAMVDAAAAAGVSLMTAYPVRFASSFRELVARVRAGQLGEVVAVSGTNNGKIPLDRSWFTTEAAAGGGALVDHVVHCADLLDELLGEPAQEVYATANRILHADRGVEVETGGVVSIAYPSGVIATIDCSWSQPDSAATWGGLTLEVHGTRGSMRIDPFAAHISGYAEGGATWDAFGTDLDGLMIDEFLGAIRESRAPSPDGSVGVRTLAIVDAAKRSVRSGTPAVVLATA from the coding sequence ATGAGCCGCACGAGCGAGCCCCTGCGCATCGGCATCCTGTCGTTCGCCCACCCGCACGTCGAGGCGTACGCCCGCGTGCTCGTCGAGCGTGGCATCGAGGTCGTGGGCACCGACCTCCCGCCGTACGACGCGGGCACGCAGCGCGGCGCCGAGCTCGCCGAGCGCCTCGGCATCGAGTACCTCGATGACGTCGACGCCGTGCTCGCGCGCGCGCCGCACGGCGTGATCGTCACCGCCGAGAATGCGAGGCATCGCGAGCTCGCGCTCGCGGCGATCGCCGTCGGTGCCCACGTGCTCTGCGAGAAGCCGATCGCCACCGAGGTCGGCGACGCGCTCGCGATGGTCGACGCGGCCGCGGCGGCGGGCGTGTCGCTCATGACGGCGTACCCGGTGCGCTTCGCGTCGTCGTTCCGCGAGCTCGTGGCCCGCGTGCGGGCCGGGCAGCTCGGTGAGGTCGTCGCCGTCTCGGGCACGAACAACGGCAAGATCCCGCTCGACCGCAGTTGGTTCACGACCGAGGCGGCCGCGGGCGGCGGCGCGCTCGTCGACCACGTCGTGCACTGCGCCGACCTGCTCGACGAGCTCCTCGGCGAACCCGCGCAGGAGGTCTACGCGACGGCGAACCGCATCCTCCACGCCGATCGAGGCGTCGAGGTCGAGACCGGCGGAGTCGTGTCGATCGCCTACCCGTCGGGCGTCATCGCGACGATCGACTGCTCGTGGAGCCAGCCCGACTCGGCCGCCACCTGGGGCGGGCTCACCCTCGAGGTGCACGGCACGCGCGGATCGATGCGGATCGACCCGTTCGCCGCCCACATCTCGGGGTACGCCGAGGGCGGCGCGACCTGGGACGCCTTCGGCACCGATCTCGACGGGCTCATGATCGACGAGTTCCTCGGCGCGATCCGCGAGTCGCGGGCGCCCAGCCCCGACGGCTCGGTCGGGGTGCGCACGCTCGCGATCGTCGACGCGGCGAAGCGGTCGGTGCGCTCGGGAACCCCCGCGGTCGTGCTCGCGACAGCCTGA
- a CDS encoding Gfo/Idh/MocA family protein has translation MTQRNDSLRVGLIGAGAISHAHVPGWLALGAQVTVYSEAGAEALAEQYGLEVAGSLDELWPEVDVVDIVTPTATHAELSLAAIGRGIDVVCEKPLARTAADAAAVVDAAQQAGVRLFPAHVVRYFPEFLAARGAIAAGRIGRPAVFRFRRQSAAPQSRWFFDDAVSGGIVMDQMIHDLDQAEWLGGPVRRVFARLRRGGETAAPVVAAQVVLDHESGLISHVHGTWGSPALPFSYCFDLAGDGGVLRFDSMRDDTMRSALPPIDGGGYLPETSGAESPYSAEIADFVRAIRSGGAARVDGADGVRAVRIAEAALESVETGLPVELDPADEATDASTDDALIGARA, from the coding sequence ATGACGCAGCGCAACGATTCCCTCCGTGTCGGCCTCATCGGGGCCGGCGCGATCTCCCACGCCCACGTGCCCGGATGGCTCGCGCTCGGCGCGCAGGTCACCGTGTACTCCGAGGCCGGCGCCGAGGCACTGGCCGAGCAGTACGGACTCGAGGTCGCCGGTTCGCTCGACGAGCTCTGGCCCGAGGTCGACGTCGTCGACATCGTCACGCCTACCGCGACGCACGCCGAGCTCTCGCTCGCCGCGATCGGCCGCGGCATCGACGTCGTCTGCGAGAAGCCGCTCGCCCGCACCGCGGCCGATGCGGCCGCGGTCGTCGACGCGGCGCAGCAGGCCGGGGTGCGACTCTTCCCGGCGCACGTCGTGCGGTACTTCCCCGAGTTCCTCGCAGCGCGCGGCGCGATCGCGGCCGGGCGCATCGGCCGGCCGGCGGTCTTCCGCTTCCGGCGGCAGAGCGCCGCGCCGCAGTCGCGCTGGTTCTTCGACGACGCCGTCTCGGGCGGCATCGTGATGGACCAGATGATCCACGACCTCGACCAGGCCGAGTGGCTCGGCGGGCCGGTGCGCCGCGTGTTCGCACGACTGCGACGCGGCGGCGAGACGGCGGCCCCGGTGGTCGCGGCGCAGGTCGTGCTCGACCACGAGTCGGGGCTGATCAGCCATGTGCACGGCACCTGGGGGAGCCCGGCACTGCCCTTCTCCTATTGCTTCGACCTCGCGGGCGACGGCGGAGTGCTGCGGTTCGACTCGATGCGCGACGACACGATGCGCTCGGCACTGCCGCCCATCGACGGCGGGGGATACCTGCCGGAGACGAGCGGTGCCGAGAGCCCCTACTCGGCCGAGATCGCCGACTTCGTGCGGGCCATCCGCTCGGGCGGCGCCGCTCGAGTCGACGGCGCTGACGGCGTTCGCGCCGTGCGCATCGCCGAGGCCGCGCTCGAGTCGGTCGAGACCGGCCTGCCGGTCGAACTCGACCCCGCAGACGAGGCGACGGATGCCTCGACCGACGACGCCCTGATCGGAGCCCGCGCATGA
- a CDS encoding carbohydrate ABC transporter permease codes for MSKRRVGARESNTIAYVVLTIGSVVMIFPFAWQLIMSLGTNADVISVPPSFWPSEFKPENYLNVFDRVPFLSQFWVSVGITVIRTVGQLVLCSMAGYAFARMYFPFKGVVLALILAILMVPPQVYLLPQYQIIQGLGWLNTVIGIAAPGIFSAFGTFMMRQFFMGLPPELEEAARLDGANQFQIFWKIMLPLAKPGLSALAIITVLWSWNDLLWPLIVATSAESMPLSAGIATLTSGRTITDYPMLLAAAMMAMAPVLILFLIMQRRVIDGVAFSGLK; via the coding sequence ATGTCTAAGCGTCGCGTCGGCGCGCGCGAGTCGAACACGATCGCCTACGTCGTGCTCACGATCGGGTCGGTCGTCATGATCTTCCCGTTCGCCTGGCAGCTCATCATGTCGCTCGGCACGAACGCCGACGTGATCTCCGTCCCGCCGTCGTTCTGGCCGTCGGAGTTCAAGCCCGAGAACTACCTCAACGTGTTCGACCGGGTGCCGTTCCTCAGCCAGTTCTGGGTGTCGGTCGGCATCACCGTGATCCGCACGGTCGGCCAGCTCGTGCTGTGCTCGATGGCCGGCTACGCGTTCGCGCGCATGTACTTCCCGTTCAAGGGGGTCGTGCTCGCCCTCATCCTCGCGATCCTCATGGTGCCGCCGCAGGTCTACCTGCTGCCGCAGTACCAGATCATCCAGGGGCTCGGCTGGCTGAACACCGTCATCGGCATCGCGGCGCCCGGCATCTTCAGCGCCTTCGGCACGTTCATGATGCGCCAGTTCTTCATGGGGCTCCCTCCCGAGCTCGAGGAGGCCGCGCGCCTCGACGGCGCGAACCAGTTCCAGATCTTCTGGAAGATCATGCTGCCGCTCGCGAAGCCCGGACTCTCGGCGCTCGCGATCATCACGGTGCTGTGGTCGTGGAACGACCTGCTCTGGCCGCTCATCGTCGCGACGAGCGCCGAGAGCATGCCGCTCTCCGCGGGCATCGCGACGCTCACGAGCGGACGCACGATCACGGACTACCCGATGCTGCTCGCCGCCGCGATGATGGCGATGGCGCCGGTGCTGATCCTCTTCCTCATCATGCAGCGCCGGGTCATCGACGGCGTCGCATTCTCCGGACTGAAATGA
- a CDS encoding carbohydrate ABC transporter permease, which yields MTSSAVREAGVAAPAAAPAPPAGRGRRRGRSDLGWALVFVLPLFAGIALFYLWPIVRNLWFSFTEWGPFGDSEWVGLDNYIELAGDATMGRAILNTLGYTAMLLCGVPLAIYFASLLNRPGLRFANLFRTAFFLPYVAMPAAISMVWRIIYNGDFGILNYALSLIGIDGPSWLSTEGVALVAVALVGIWISLGFNLIILSAGMKGIPVELYEAASLDGATRWKQFTTITVPLLTPSIFFVSVMTVIAGFQVFDLLYALMGTQNPAIDKTQSVVYYFFTNIKTGDNGYAAAIGVVILLLVGIFTLLQFRLQKKWVTYV from the coding sequence ATGACCTCCTCAGCAGTCCGTGAGGCCGGCGTCGCAGCTCCAGCTGCGGCGCCGGCCCCGCCGGCCGGCCGCGGCAGACGCCGGGGCCGCAGCGACCTCGGCTGGGCGCTCGTCTTCGTCCTGCCGTTGTTCGCGGGCATCGCCCTCTTCTACCTGTGGCCGATCGTTCGCAACCTCTGGTTCAGCTTCACCGAGTGGGGCCCCTTCGGCGACTCCGAATGGGTCGGGCTCGACAACTACATCGAACTCGCCGGCGATGCCACGATGGGCCGCGCCATCCTGAACACCCTCGGGTACACGGCGATGCTGCTCTGCGGCGTGCCGCTCGCGATCTACTTCGCGAGCCTCCTGAACCGCCCGGGCCTGCGCTTCGCGAACCTGTTCCGCACCGCCTTCTTCCTGCCCTACGTCGCGATGCCCGCCGCCATCTCCATGGTGTGGCGCATCATCTACAACGGCGACTTCGGCATCCTGAACTACGCACTCTCCCTCATCGGCATCGACGGTCCCAGCTGGCTCTCGACCGAGGGCGTCGCCCTCGTCGCCGTCGCGCTCGTCGGCATCTGGATCTCGCTCGGCTTCAACCTCATCATCCTGTCGGCGGGAATGAAGGGCATCCCCGTCGAGCTCTACGAGGCCGCGTCGCTCGACGGCGCGACGCGCTGGAAGCAGTTCACGACGATCACGGTGCCGCTGCTCACGCCCTCGATCTTCTTCGTCTCGGTCATGACGGTCATCGCGGGCTTCCAGGTCTTCGACCTGCTCTACGCCCTCATGGGCACCCAGAACCCCGCCATCGACAAGACCCAATCGGTCGTCTACTACTTCTTCACGAACATCAAGACGGGCGACAACGGGTACGCGGCCGCGATCGGCGTCGTGATCCTCCTCCTCGTCGGCATCTTCACGTTGCTCCAGTTCCGACTCCAGAAGAAATGGGTCACCTATGTCTAA